One window of Epinephelus fuscoguttatus linkage group LG9, E.fuscoguttatus.final_Chr_v1 genomic DNA carries:
- the LOC125894763 gene encoding synaptopodin: MEMEKGHTSIRRGVSWSPGGLRKPLQATQNMHTPGTECNASWETTGFNKEQMSRKTNLTRSASLSEKELKEARVRSQIIAAQLTVPSNSSSRGVQLFNRRKQRVNAFTLESCGEGSEEDRAENVKTEPSSNKLTWAERSTEEKDRVLNLKNSASKPLLSPPGTHSVGDIMEEPSKDFHKEEDMEDNVIQERHFLPVKEEQEEEEEARDRIHEELKDKNKDEIPPGSNKTGPVLMGHAEGQAEINGGQTGPVPPGKLHNGCHSTSGPERVSAPTTKQTSTIINRTARPFFSPLTVQSPEAASPVTEIPPPPAYATPPLPSFTAPQPLAFSPPPPPPSYPTPPLPAFTNQPPQTYYSSPPPMSPVMSPPPSQYPMPSVSQYPPMPHYGPPTAPKPSAFVPQPAGERKPIIQIKTGILEEGAARRGSRKSMFTFKEKTVVAPNPELLSLVQGADERKKHGQRSVPEPASEEELLALGAEASNFLAKEEERAEEAIAPEWASCLKTSRTRPRAEHRPEQTLTNVSGKGAELFAKRQSRMEKYVIEKQNAGQRRSPSPTMSLPPSWVYPSNMPGRVKAMAKNSDMSAQVSQNVKAQQAVKQKPRQRAPAPEPIPEPSPLENGCSKIEMDLSRHRPYQLSSSLFILNPVKDPMSTLPKGAPQSKNLISTQPFSRQTSLPNNPPSHFSAQCMSPQLPLSPTGGGGAEYPPNPAYGQPRISSPAFSPERVSSPRSGIQAPRPKFSAKTAGITPQTPKDSSPAETPTETPTPTWTPSLTRRFSSPEGPTGAWTPSLQSNRPSTTISSRSVTSPVSSPRGTRCQSPMASQNIQFSTATSTAASRPPQTSAASRRSPWGSRCQSPVVSQNTQSSSITSTPGFRPSQTSTTTSPPWSSRCQSPMVSQHTQSSTVTSTSTPRPSQTSTATSPRSPWGSRCQSPMVSQNTQSSSISFVPSSRPSQSSTVTSPVSPPWGSRSQSPALSHTSLSFSTTKPLYTSSATSPPPKDSRCMSPIINNPDSKANHRLLAKNIINAAKRKNSPSPGALSGHSLPISPLGNSHHGYDCHKPPISPFQSRAFGAQSPTFTSPPQTPTQRICSPVRLYNTRSLTDSDASVESEDSGLRSPGLHSYNTCPRGWGGSLRVKRSTVSTDL, encoded by the exons ATGGAGATGGAGAAGGGACATACATCTATCAGGAGAGGAGTGAGCTGGAGCCCAGGAGGATTGAGAAAACCTCTACAGGCAACGCAAAACATGCATACCCCTGGGACAGAGTGCAATGCATCATGGGAGACAACAGGATTCAACAAAGAACAGATGAGCCGGAAAACAA ATCTGACCAGGAGCGCCAGTTTATCAGAGAAGGAGCTAAAGGAGGCTCGTGTCAGGAGTCAGATCATCGCTGCTCAGCTCACAGTCCCTTCCAACTCCAGCTCCAGAGGCGTGCAGCTCTTCAACCGGCGCAAGCAGAGAGTCAACGCCTTCACGCTTGAAAGCTGTGGAGAAGggtcagaggaggacagagctgAGAATGTGAAAACAGAACCCTCATCTAACAAACTAACATGGGCAGAGAGGAGCACTGAGGAAAAGGATAGAGTCCTGAACTTAAAGAATAGCGCTAGCAAGCCCCTTTTGTCACCACCTGGGACACATTCAGTAGGTGATATCATGGAGGAGCCGAGTAAGGATTTCCACAAGGAAGAGGACATGGAAGACAATGTTATCCAAGAGAGACATTTCCTTCCTGTCAAggaagagcaggaggaagaggaggaggcaagAGATAGAATCCACGAGGAGCTTAAGGACAAAAACAAGGATGAGATTCCCCCTGGAAGTAATAAAACTGGTCCAGTTTTGATGGGGCATGCTGAGGGGCAGGCAGAGATAAATGGGGGCCAAACAGGGCCAGTTCCCCCTGGAAAGCTTCATAATGGCTGCCACAGTACTTCTGGACCTGAGCGGGTGTCTGCGCCCACAACCAAACAGACAAGCACCATCATTAATCGGACTGCCAGGCCCTTTTTTTCACCGCTGACAGTGCAGTCTCCAGAGGCAGCCAGCCCTGTCACAGAgatcccccctcctcctgcctacgccactcctcctcttccttctttcACTGCTCCCCAACCTTTGGCGTTCtcaccaccccctcctcctccgtcATACCCCACACCTCCTTTACCAGCCTTTACAAACCAACCTCCGCAGACCTACTACTCCAGTCCACCTCCGATGTCTCCTGTCATGTCCCCTCCACCATCCCAGTACCCCATGCCTTCTGTATCTCAGTACCCACCCATGCCCCATTACGGCCCTCCCACAGCCCCAAAGCCCTCCGCCTTCGTTCCTCAGCCTGCTGGAGAGAGGAAGCCGataatacaaattaaaacaggaaTACTGGAGGAGGGTGCTGCTAGAAGGGGAAGTAGGAAGTCAATGTTCACATTCAAAGAGAAGACAGTGGTAGCTCCGAACCCTGAGCTGCTCTCCTTGGTGCAGGGGGCGGATGAAAGGAAGAAACACGGACAAAGATCTGTGCCTGAGCCAGCATCTGAAGAAGAGTTATTGGCGCTAGGTGCAGAGGCCTCCAACTTTCTTGCCAAGGAGGAGGAAAGGGCCGAGGAGGCAATAGCACCAGAGTGGGCTTCTTGCCTCAAGACCTCCAGGACCCGTCCGAGGGCAGAGCACAGGCCGGAGCAGACCCTCACCAATGTATCAGGAAAGGGGGCTGAACTGTTTGCCAAGCGTCAGTCCAGGATGGAGAAATATGTCATTGAGAAGCAAAATGCAGGACAAAGGAGGTCTCCTTCTCCTACAATGTCGCTGCCACCATCTTGGGTGTACCCATCAAACATGCCCGGCAGGGTTAAAGCCATGGCTAAAAACTCTGACATGAGCGCTCAAGTTTCACAAAACGTAAAGGCTCAACAAGCAGTCAAGCAAAAACCAAGGCAAAGAGCTCCAGCGCCAGAGCCAATTCCAGAACCTTCTCCTCTAGAAAATGGCTGCTCCAAGATAGAGATGGACTTGTCAAGGCACCGGCCCTACCAGCTTTCATCTTCCCTCTTCATCCTTAACCCAGTCAAGGACCCCATGAGTACCCTACCCAAAGGAGCGCCACAGTCCAAGAACCTGATATCTACCCAGCCTTTCTCTCGACAGACCTCCTTACCTAATAACCCTCCTTCTCACTTCAGTGCCCAATGTATGTCTCCACAGCTGCCCCTCAGCcccacaggaggaggaggagcagaataTCCACCAAATCCAGCTTATGGGCAGCCAAGGATCAGCTCTCCGGCCTTTTCTCCAGAGCGAGTATCCTCTCCTCGGTCAGGGATCCAGGCACCGAGGCCCAAATTTTCTGCCAAGACTGCAGGGATTACACCGCAG ACACCAAAGGATTCCTCACCAGCTGAAACCCCCACTGAGACTCCTACGCCAACCTGGACGCCCAGCCTCACCAGACGTTTCAGCAGCCCAGAGGGCCCCACTGGGGCCTGGACTCCCAGCCTCCAAAGTAATCGGCCCTCCACCACCATCTCCAGTCGCTCCGTTACTTCCCCTGTATCCTCTCCCAGGGGCACAAGATGCCAGTCCCCTATGGCCAGTCAGAATATCCAGTTTTCCACTGCTACCTCCACTGCAGCATCCAGACCCCCCCAAACATCAGCCGCGTCTCGACGCTCTCCGTGGGGTTCAAGATGTCAGTCCCCAGTGGTGAGCCAGAATACTCAGTCCTCCAGCATCACCTCCACACCTGGTTTCAGACCATCCCAAACTTCTACGACTACTTCTCCTCCTTGGAGTTCAAGATGCCAGTCCCCAATGGTAAGCCAACATACTCAGTCTTCCACTGTCACCTCCACGTCAACACCCAGACCCTCCCAGACATCTACAGCCACATCCCCTCGCTCTCCTTGGGGATCAAGATGCCAGTCCCCTATGGTGAGCCAAAATACCCAGTCTTCCTCCATCTCCTTTGTTCCCTCATCCAGACCATCCCAATCATCCACAGTCAcatctcctgtctctcctccctGGGGCTCACGTTCCCAGTCTCCTGCACTCTCTCATACCAGTTTGTCCTTCTCCACCACTAAACCTCTGTACACATCTTCTGCCACCTCACCCCCACCCAAAGACAGTCGCTGCATGTCCCCCATTATTAACAACCCAGACTCTAAAGCCAACCATCGTCTGCTGGCCAAGAACATCATCAATGCAGCCAAACGTAAAAACAGCCCCTCCCCTGGAGCACTGAGCGGTCACAGCCTCCCCATCTCACCTCTGGGAAATTCCCACCATGGCTATGACTGTCACAAACCACCCATCAGCCCTTTCCAGTCACGGGCATTTGGGGCCCAGTCCCCTACCTTCACCAGCCCTCCCCAAACCCCCACACAGAGGATCTGCTCTCCTGTGAGGCTCTACAACACTCGGTCTCTCACCGACTCTGATGCCTCTGTTGAGTCTGAAGACTCAGGCCTCCGATCGCCTGGCCTGCACTCCTACAACACCTGCCCCCGCGGCTGGGGAGGTAGCCTGAGGGTGAAGCGAAGCACCGTCTCCACTGACCTGTGA